The following proteins are co-located in the Megalops cyprinoides isolate fMegCyp1 chromosome 15, fMegCyp1.pri, whole genome shotgun sequence genome:
- the LOC118789863 gene encoding calcineurin subunit B type 1, with protein sequence MGNEASYPLEMCSHFDADEIKRLGKRFKKLDLDNSGSLSVEEFMSLPELQQNPLVQRVIDIFDTDGNGEVDFKEFIEGVSQFSVKGDKEQKLRFAFRIYDMDKDGYISNGELFQVLKMMVGNNLKDTQLQQIVDKTIINADKDGDGRISFEEFCAVVGGLDIHKKMVVDV encoded by the exons ATG gGAAATGAAGCAAGTTATCCCTTGGAAATGTGCTCCCACT TTGATGCTGATGAGATTAAGAGGCTAGGGAAGAGATTTAAGAAACTCGACCTAGATAATTCAGGCTCGTTGAGTGTGGAAGAATTCATGTCTTTGCCTGAATTGCAACAGAACCCCCTGGTACAACgagttattgatatatttgaCACAGATGGCAATGGGGAGGTTGACTTCAAAG aATTTATTGAGGGTGTCTCACAGTTTAGTGTCAAAGGTGACAAGGAACAGAAACTGCGCT ttGCCTTCCGGATCTATGACATGGACAAGGATGGTTATATTTCCAATGGGGAGCTCTTTCAGGTCCTCAAGATGATGGTGGGAAACAACCTTAAGGACACCCAGCTTCAGCAGATAGTTGACAAAACCATTATCAACGCAGACAAGGATGGGGATGGGAGAATATCCTTTGAAGAATTCTGTGCA GTTGTAGGCGGCCTAGATATACACAAAAAGATGGTGGTGGACGTGTGA
- the LOC118790203 gene encoding CB1 cannabinoid receptor-interacting protein 1-like, producing MGEVPQLVKISVSLKIQPNNGPVFFKVDGTRFGQNRTIKLLTGSKYKIEVVVKPGAVEATTMSIGGVTFPLEQQSKDPQSIVYTGIYDTEGVAHTKSGERQPIQVNIQFTEAGLFETVWQVKFYNYHKRDHCQWGNSFASIEYECKPNETRSLMWINKEMFV from the exons atggGCGAGGTTCCACAATTGGTCAAAATCTCAGTTTCCTTGAAAATACAACCCAACAACGGGCCGGTGTTTTTCAAAGTGGATGGAACGAGATTCGGTCAGAACAGGACTATAAAATTGCTGACAGGATCAAAGTACAAAATTGAAGTGGTTGTGAAGCCAGGAGCGGTCGAGGCAAC CACCATGAGCATAGGCGGGGTTACCTTCCCCTTGGAGCAGCAGTCCAAAGATCCTCAGTCGATCGTTTACACCGGCATCTATGACACAGAGGGTGTGGCGCATACAAAAAGCGGGGAGAGGCAACCTATTCAAGTCAATATTCAG TTTACCGAAGCTGGCCTGTTTGAGACAGTGTGGCAGGTGAAATTTTACAACTACCACAAGAGGGACCACTGTCAATGGGGGAACAGCTTTGCCAGCATTGAGTACGAGTGCAAGCCCAATGAAACCCGCAGTCTGATGTGGATCAACAAGGAGATGTTTGTCTGA
- the pno1 gene encoding RNA-binding protein PNO1, with translation MDGENNTETKAEGSATMDCENSTTAEFKEVKSKKTKKRKLGEVEMESDETVAHKRPEFPPISGEKLKGGSDEMRKIPVPSHRYTPLKENWLKIFTPIVEHLQLQVRFNLKTRNVEIKTCKETQDIGALTRAADFVKAFVLGFQVEDALALIRLDELFLETFDVTDVKPLKGDHLSRAIGRIAGKGGKTKFTIENVTRTRIVLADTKVHILGSFQNIKMARTAICNLILGSPPSKVYGNIRAVASRAAERF, from the exons ATGGATGGTGAAAATAATACGGAAACAAAGGCCGAAGGAAGCGCCACCATggactgtgaaaacagcactACAGCAGAATTTAAGGAAGTCAAATCGAAGAAGACTAAGAAGCGCAAGTTGGGAGAAGTAGAAATGGAATCCGACGAGACTGTGGCACACAAGAGACCTGAGTTTCCTCCAATCTCTGGGGAGAAATTGAAG GGAGGTTCTGATGAAATGCGGAAAATTCCTGTACCTTCTCACCGATACACACCTTTAAAAGAAAACTGGCTGAAGATTTTCACTCCCATCGTTGAGCATTTACAACTTCAAGTCAGGTTTAACctgaaaacaagaaatgttGAAATTAAG ACATGTAAAGAAACGCAAGACATTGGCGCACTCACAAGGGCTGCAGATTTTGTGAAGGCGTTTGTGTTGGGATTTCAAGTAGAG GATGCACTCGCTCTGATCAGATTAGATGAACTTTTTCTTGAAACATTTGATGTGACAGATG TGAAACCCCTCAAAGGAGACCATCTTTCCAGAGCCATAGGGAGAATAGCtgggaaaggaggaaaaacaaaattcacGATTGAAAATGTGACCAGGACGAGAATTGTGCTTGCTGACAC GAAAGTGCACATATTGGGATCTTTCCAGAACATAAAAATGGCTAGGACTGCAATATGCAACCTAATCCTAG GAAGTCCACCTTCAAAGGTCTACGGTAACATCAGAGCAGTGGCCAGTCGGGCAGCGGAGAGATTCTAA